In Acidobacteriota bacterium, the DNA window TTCCAGACACCGGTGCCGAGCCCATCTTCGCGGGCGTAGATCCCGCCCATCTGGCCCTGGAGCTCGGTGAACTCGCGCACCATGTCCGAGGTGAGATCCGCCTTGGCGAGCCGGCCCGCCGTTCCCGCAGCGTCGGCCTGCGCGGCAGTGCCGCCGAACGCCTCGGTGACGATCCAGCGCGCCAGCGTATCGAGCCGCGCGGCCTTGGCGGCGTAACTGCCGAGCGCCTTGTGGAACAACAGCGTGTCGAGGCGCGCCAGTTTGGCCGAAAGTGGCGCGCGTCTATCGGCATCCCAGAAGAAGCGCGCATCGCGCAGGCGGGCCGTGAGCACGCGCTCGGCGTTGATGGCGATCTTCTGCGGCTGCTCCACCTCGATGTTGGTGACCGCGAGGAACGCCGGCAGCAGCTTCTGCTGGTCGTCCAGCACCGGGAAGTAGTGCTGGTGATGAATCATCGTCGTCGAGAGGACCTCGTCTGGCAGCGAGAGGAACTCCGGCGGGAACACGCCCGCCACGACCGATGGGTACTCGACCAGGTCGGCGACTTCGTGCAGCAGCGCGGCGTGCGAGGCCACGCGTCCACCGAGGCGGCGGGCGTGCGCGTCGAGTTCGCGCACCAGGCGATCGTGGCGCTCCGAGTGCTCCAGCAACACGAAGTGCTCACCGAGCCGCTGCTTGTAGTCGCTGACGCTGCGGACCTTCACCGACCGGCCGGGACGGCCGCTCATCGCCAGGAACCGGTGCCCGTATGTGACCGCGCTCGTTCGCACGTCCTGCACGAGGCTGGACTGCGCGCCGGGATTGCGGCGGATGACGAACGGCACCACGCGTCCGCCGAACAGGAACAGCAGCCACCGGATCGGGCGGCCGAACGTGAACTCTCCCTTCCCATCGTCGAGCCACGCGTCCCAGCGCATCTGCTTCGGAAACGAGAGGTCGCGCAACGTGGCACCGAGCACGTCTGGCAGCACGTCGACAGCCGCGCGGCCGCGTTCGCGCTTGACAACCGAGAGGTACTCCCCCTTCGGCGTGGTGACGCGCGACAGGTCGCCCACGTCGACGCCGTACTTGCGCGCAAAGCCCACCGCGGCGGGCGTAGGCGTGCCGTCGGCCGTGAACGCCGCGGACACGGCGGGCCCGCTCACGTTCTCTTCCAGATCGGACTGGCGCTCCGACACACGCGCAACCCAGGCCGTGAGGCGACGCGGCGTGGCGCTGCTCTCGACGGGACCATCGGTGTTCAGCCGGAAGTCGGCCAGGCGTTGCGTCACGCGTTGCGCCAGGTGGTCGGTGAGCGCCGGCAACCACGACGCGGGAATCTCCTCGCAGCCGATTTCGAGCAGCAGTTCGCGATCCATAGGCTCCGGACTAGGCGCTGGCGGCCGGCGATTCGACGTCCGCACCGGCGTACGCGCGGGCGATCGCCACGGCAAGCTGGCGCACGCGCAGGATGTAGGCGGTGCGCTCGGTGACGCCGATGCCACCGCTGGCGTCGAGCGTGTTGAACAGGTGCGAGCACTTCAGGCACTGCTCGAGCGCGGGCAGCACCAGGCCGTCGGCGATGAGTCCCTGCGCCATCGCGTAGTGGCTGTCGAACAGATCGCGGTTGAACGCCGCGAAGGCCTCACCTCCGACGCCGACCTGGCCGAACGCGTACCGCGACTGCTCCACTTCGTCGCGATGCCTGACGTCGCCATAGGTGACGCCAGGCGCCCACTCCATGTCGTAGACGTTGGTGACCTT includes these proteins:
- a CDS encoding glycine--tRNA ligase subunit beta; protein product: MDRELLLEIGCEEIPASWLPALTDHLAQRVTQRLADFRLNTDGPVESSATPRRLTAWVARVSERQSDLEENVSGPAVSAAFTADGTPTPAAVGFARKYGVDVGDLSRVTTPKGEYLSVVKRERGRAAVDVLPDVLGATLRDLSFPKQMRWDAWLDDGKGEFTFGRPIRWLLFLFGGRVVPFVIRRNPGAQSSLVQDVRTSAVTYGHRFLAMSGRPGRSVKVRSVSDYKQRLGEHFVLLEHSERHDRLVRELDAHARRLGGRVASHAALLHEVADLVEYPSVVAGVFPPEFLSLPDEVLSTTMIHHQHYFPVLDDQQKLLPAFLAVTNIEVEQPQKIAINAERVLTARLRDARFFWDADRRAPLSAKLARLDTLLFHKALGSYAAKAARLDTLARWIVTEAFGGTAAQADAAGTAGRLAKADLTSDMVREFTELQGQMGGIYAREDGLGTGVWKAIYHQYQPVGVEAQQAPSAAQLGDAALTWAAVSVADKVDALVGLFAAGEQPTGTRDPFALRRAAQGLVKVLVDLPEVGGVTRQVTLDGILAAAQRAYAEQGVAENPAAMTALGTFIVDRLRFLFEKRGYRADEIAAVLPEGQGVAGLSPLSVRQRLDALRAVRPSADFEPLAVLFKRATNIVKDVPVAEAGSRDIAAIRAALVEPSELALADALAARRTTIAAAVAEADYTRALQDVAALRPAVDRFFTDVFVMVDDAALRQARLALLADLRDSVRAIADLSSIAGPQA